DNA from Thunnus maccoyii chromosome 21, fThuMac1.1, whole genome shotgun sequence:
taattttttttccccgaTGTGGTTGGAAAATGTCAACATGGATTTGTgcacgtaaaaaaaaaaagctgtgagaATATGTTTCAGCctctagtgttttttttcttacatattTCCCTGCACATCCACTTTGGATGTAAACTTTATGCTGAAAAGGAGATTTCTCCTTGGCAGCTTGAGCCACATTCAGCATCAGAATCAGGATATCCTCTCTGGTGCGTCTGATATTGACaggttttcttcctctttttctttttgcatggTTTGCAGTCTGCAAGATGTGCATTGTGCGCTATCTGGAAACCAGCAAATACTGTCCCATCTGTGATGTACAAGTGCATAAAACCAAGCCTCTGCTCAACATAAGGTAAGAGTTACTTTTTCCATCATATTCTTTGACTGCATTACAAAGTCCCCAGGCttgttctttgttcttttcataTTCCTGTATTTATAAATTTAATTCTAAGGCAAATGAATCTTCTCTTTTGGTATTTTGGCTAGAATAGTGTAGCAGAGGAAACTGTCTTTCTACTGGACTGATTCCTCATGTTGTAATAAATAGACTTACCTTAGTATTTTCTTACATATTCTTCCCAAAATCTATAAATGCATTGATAATATTAAGCAGTCATTTCAACGGTTTCCTGTTTCCTGGTTTTCCCTTCCCCCCCCAATTAAATGACTGAAtcaacctgtttttattttaaaatattgagtCATATGGAGCACTTTCAGACCATTCACATAGTGAGATGTGACACAGAAAATTCCTTAATCAGCTACGGTTGTCTATTAAGCTTTGTGTTTAGGTGCTGTAATgcaataaatgtgtattttaagaAAGTGTGCCTTCAAAGCAAAGCAGTgaccaaacaagaaaaaaacattcatctaGTCAGTCTGTCTTGTTTATTCTGCTCTCCATAAGCTGTACAGCACAGGAAAAAATAGATGCTTCTGCGAAATAATTTCCATTCTCTCAGTGGTCTGACTGAAGtttgtcttctgtttttctAGGTCTGACAAAACTCTGCAGGACATCGTGTATAAACTGGTGCCTGGCCTCTTCAAAAGTAAGAACACAACTGTAGACGGTGCCTCGTGTGTTTCGCAcgtgtttactttcattctgACTCTGCATTTGCATATATTTTGATGCCTCCCTTTGGTTAAATTGGTTTCATCTTTAGTTTCATATCTAATCAGCCAGAAGTATTAAATGCACTTCAGCCTCCTGAATGCACCAACTGTACTAAGCGTTAACTGCTTCTGCAGATGAAAAGAGTAGAAATTGACTCCCAAATACTAATAAATGTATAAAGATACATTATAATATGTAAGGAGCTCAAATGGAaagatatttgtttaaaaaaaaaaaatgctgtggtTGCTGAGCAGAGATGATGTCTGCTGTTATTGTCACCAAATGTTACATTatagtgcttttattttgtgtcatactgtatataacctACTACTGATAAATCTGCTCAAATTGGGTCAGACAGCTGTTTCATTTCCAAGTCTTTATATATTGCAGtcttataaaatattataatgaatgaatgttttttgctacaataaaacaacactgaaataatCCAATCTAATTGAACGGTTTAACTTTGTGAATTGTGACACTCTGCTGATGTAATTAATCCTGGTTAATTCAGTTGTGTTGAGATTTCCTGCTGCAGATCAGTACTGCATGTGTGcacttacagtattttctgctataaaaccacatttcctttaaaaagtgCAAATGAACAGACTCGTAATGACTCATCTTCCTTAATGTCTTCAGATGaaatgaagaggagaagagactTTTATGCCGACCACCCTGTAGACGGTGAGTTAGAAAGCATAACTGATTAtcaaatttgctttttttttttttttttttaactttctggACACTaatctgtgtgtctttttcttgtAGCGTCTAATGGATCCAATGAAGATCGTGGCGAGGTGGCAGACGAAGACAAGAGAATTATTACAGATGATGAGATCATCAGCCTCTCTATTGAGTTTTTTGATCAGAGCAGGTAGGTTGGCTTCAGATGCGTGTCGTTAAATCCAGGGATGATTTGTTCTATAATAGGTTTTATCATCTTCATGAATGCTACATATTTATATGGAAATGATGGACAAGAAAACTTAACATTTAATACAAACATCAGTTAGATGATTACTGGAAAACATCAGGTGTTTTATCAGGTTTAGTTTAGATCTCAGATATGATTCTGCATTGAAATGGATCAGATCCAGCCTTCATGATGGTGTCCTTGTTCTATATTTTGATGCTCTGGCTCAGCTTTGTTCATAATAATAGATGCAGAACATTTTTTGTATATCACATATATTTCCCCCACTGGTTCAGCTTcttcttttcatcatttcattacATGTTACTTTTACAATGTATCAATTTGTTTCTTGGTTTTCTTGCTATAAAAGTATTTTAAGGGCTGCTGACATGAGTAATGAGCCACAACTATGTGTCAAGAGTTGTGCTGTAGTAACATCTgcaggagggaaaaaacaaataaaaaagtacaGCAGTGAAGTGTGCTTTTCATTCCAGCAACTGATTCTTTAAATCAGCtgatatccacacacacacacacacacacacataaaaaagatttttaactttttaaaacattttttggattgattatcatcatcatttgtaGTTGCATTTAAAATGgtgttgtttaaaatgtgtttgcacTTTAAGAACAGACAAATATCAGAGCTGGAAAGTTACTaatatgtttctcttttttattctgtgcAGACTGGGaggtggagcagaggagaagcaGCCTAAAGATCAGGTACCAGGAGATAATTCGACCgctttctcttctctttgctCGCATAGTTTTCTCCTGTTAACATACTTTGGGACCAGATAAGAATGACTCCTTCAAGGAAGCAACTAATGAATGTTCACTTTATTGCCTCTGTTGTGAAATCTGGTGACACAGTTGATACAGAGATTGTTGTTTTCCTGGTGATATAAGCTAGttctttttcctgcttttaagGCGGACCTTGCAACAGCTTTGATTTCTTATTCtcactgtatataaatatactgtaataatactTAATGATGTAATATTTCATTGATCTGCAGGTGGCTAACAAAAGGTACCTTCAGTGTCCAGCAGCCATGACAGTCATGCATCTGCGGAAGTTTCTGCGCAGCAAAATGGACATCCCAAACACCTACCAGgtctgttttaatatttatattcatcTTTGACAAATATAACTGGacatttcaaatgttaaaatataaatctgtctGTCAGAGAGCATTGTGATGTAACAatctttgttttaataaatgctgAATTGCAGATATATTTGATGTCTTATgctattaaaaatgaaaaatgttaatcttTCCCCTTTAGGTTGAAGTCATGTATGAAGACGAGCCTCTGAAAGATTACTACACGTTAATGGATATAGCATATATCTACACCTGGAGAAGGGTGAGACGACTTTTAATACTTTCTCTGGACAAAGAGAAGAGCTGCTTTTAGTTGGTTTATTCAAATTGTCGCTGCAAAATGTCCAGAATTGTCcatttattacagtatattaaagaATCGATCATTTTAAGTCATTCAAGTTGTCGAATAAGTTTTGTTCTAATCATGTCAGTCTCCATCGGCTGGAGGATATATTTTAATACCTTACCATTTTTAgtccaaaatacatttaatatgaacaaatTGGTCACTCTGCTTTTAGAAGACAAATTGACACAGAAACTTTAATTTAAGTGTTCttgaaattggatttttttgttttgttttaccaaTCAATTGATTAAAGATCATATATtctatttgattttaattacaCCAGTTAGCAGTTTTACACTGTGCAAGGTAATCTTGTCTGTTGTGGGTTTCCATGCATCTCAGTCATGTCTGCATtggtgtttttacattttaaaaatgaaaaattgaataaattatatatatataacatatatatatttctgtatgttAAATACAAACTAATAGGAGGCTGATGGGAAGGAAGGCATCAGCTCACACATCTTGATGTACAGTTCATAATTAGTTATTTGGCATGTGGGCCTATAAGGGGATTATTCCCTGAGGAATGGAAAAATGCAACTGacctgaaaatgtatttaattcttgtatttttaataatatgagGATAATATGATGTGAACTGTTTAAAAAGCATTTGTTGACATTATGACATTTTACTCTACTGTCATTCATGCAGGTGTTGgtgtaaagaaaagaaactatTTCCACTCTTTAGTCTTTTCCAAAATCAACACACAATTTGAATCGATGCCATTTCTTTGGAAAAATGCAGTTTACAGTTAATTCAGTTGTTTACAGGcttatacaaaaataaatatagtcTAGCCTgatagttttatttatatgcttATTCGTTTTATGCATTTGGTTTATTAAACTGTTGTGGGCTATAATTTTTAATAATAGTCCTATTGAATATTTATACCTATTCCTATTCAATTTCAActcattttaatgcacaaatggAAGGAtgacatttcactgtgattggaTGATTACATGTGACCAATAAATGTGATTGATGATGGTTTTATTCAACCCTCCTCCACAGAACGGCCCGCTGCCGCTGAAGTACCAGGTCCGACCCAACTGTAAGAAGATGAAGGTGAGCCACGCGCAGCAGGAGGGCCAAAACAGCGCGAGCAGATCCGGTCCGGAGAGCGACTCTGCCAGCGACAAAGCCGGAAGTCCCACGGGGGCTCCGTCCACGTCCTCGTCGCTCCCGAGCCCGGGCACGCCGGCTCAGTCCCCTCACCCGCAGCTCCCACCACACGGCCCCAACAACGTGAACGGGACCCCGGCAGTCGCTGCACCACCGGCACCGGGACGCGCCTTCACCCAGTTCGGCAGCGGCGGCAGCAAACCCcggaaagtttctctgaacgGCTCGTCGACCTCCTCTGGATGACGCGGGGCTCCAGACCGGACCGGACCAGCCAACGCCAGACATCCGCTCAGCTAATACTGTCTTCATGCCAACGTAGTTCCATTGTGTAGaccatgttctctctctctctctctctctctctctctctttctctctctctctctctctctgtctctctctctctctctctccatttgttGTTATAAATATTATGGTATCATATGTAAGTTTAAACGTAGTGGAATCAGAGACATCTCAAAATAAAGAATGAGGAAGTCGGGTGATGTGGGAATTTTATTATGAtgttggggggaaaaaaagaaagttgggaAGGAGAAGGAAGCATTTATCCCCCTGTTTAAAGCTacatctttattttacagaagtGACTGAAGATAGTCttttatatatctatatttttcttcaaatcaAACGTGTTCATCATGattgtttcatgtgtgttttgggATATTTTTGCAGCCATCCGTTTAAACATGCATGCTCATggttaacactttttttttttttaatttagtggaAGAGGATTCTGCGTGTTTGCCCCCACAAGTCTCACTTTGGAAGTGTTTCAGGCATCGATCCTGTCTCAATGAAAGGAAAGCCGTGTGCTTGGGAAAAATAAGTTTGTATTAGCGCTGTTGGCTTCACGGGAAAAAATGCCTATAATATGGAGGAAAAATCCACTTTTCTTCGCCttttactggaaaaaaaaacaaactttcttGTAGCTGCAGTGGAAGTGGATCCTCCACGTCTTTAACACGTATAAGCAGTTTTAGAGAATCCACGTGTAAATAGAGacaaaatgcatatttaatcAGCGATGATGTTATTCTCTTATTCCCCTTTGTTCTGAGGGAATGACTTGGGCTCCTGTTCAGCTCCATTTCATGCTCAACGACAGATGTTTTGATGTCTCCCGTGTTTTCCGTATTTGTATCGCTCGATTGTATGAACAACTTATTGTATTGTTACTGTTGCACAGtataaaacatctaaataaaaacattttacacttaTGGGagcagtttttttcccctttttttgtGGTGGAAGAAGATCGGCGTGAACTGAGCTGAATAATCAAATGAAGCTAAATTGAAATGAGGCGCAAAGAGCCAGATGTCAGTGTGAGTCATCGGTGATGAAGATAACTCAGTTAAGGAGGCCAGCTGTGAGCAGCCAGGACCCGTGATCACGTCATGTTTCTGAATACATTCAGTTCAGATAGAAGgctttttaatctttcttttgTACTAATGATTTATCACATGAGTAATTATATTTCACTGCATTGAAACGCACTGTGTCgatacaaaatacaaacaaaacaagtaaaaacttTAATTTGTTTGAGGCAAAAACagattattcatatttttatttcataaataaatctCAGTGTCATTTTCCTTCTCTACTAATGCTGGCATTTGATCTgtaaaactgtatatttttagacatttttatgattattttggaTGTTGAGTAGCCTAAGTTAAATTTtcataattacattttcatttttttaaaatttatatttcaattttttttttgtaaattggatatttaattaattaagaaaataaaaaatgcacacatttttGATGTTGAAACCACTCATCTAGgcgattttttttatttcaaatttagCTCTCCAGTAAAAGCAGATTCAGCCTGAATTAGTAAATGTTCACACAGAGCTTTAATCTCACTGCAGAGAACAGCTGATAAGGgcttaatttttattttacatcaggGCTTTACAGGCTCAGCTTCATTACCTCACAACACAGAAGCATCAAGTAATACAAGGGAAATATTCCCTTTTCGGATTTGAAACAGATGGGGAACAAATACTGTTCTCCAAGACTTAATTGGATGACAATCAATTAATTTGAATGTGTCAATTATCTCtccggtaaaaaaaaaaaaaaaaaaagacagacagaaaagaaattGACCTAAAACGAAACCAACAACATTCCGCATTTACATttagttaaaaaacaaacataaaatctgATTAATGATCCAATTAGAAATTATCTTCGGTTCAACCAAATAACGTTAAAACTATTGATTAGGACAAACAGCTGGAGCACAGtatcaacaaacaacatgattttaaaaacacacaaatacggttaaaaaaccccccaaaaaacactaaataaaataaaaatggagaagGTCTGGATTCTTGTGAAATCATAACAATCTAATTGCATTTGGCAAGAAAGACTTTCCGTTTACACAGGAAAGACTTATTTGATGTTGGGATTAATATTTCTTCTGAAGgagatacattttaaatttctttttcctGATATAGAAACCTAAATTGTAGCCAATTTAAAAggctttgaaaaatgaaatcagCAGCCGACTCTTGCACTTAAATTAGTCACCATGGCCAGTCAGCTGTATGGtaacatgatcaaaatgatgTCATGTTATGGCCCTGTGCCGAACttcacttatttttatttatacgTTTTTATTGCCATTGGCAGATATAGGCTTTATAATTACATTGTATTCTCTGTTTGCAGTGGTAGCACAGATGTAGCTGTGTCTTACAATACAGTAGGctacaaaatgagaaaaaggagATAGGCTGAATGATTGGAACGACCACGTTTCCTTCCTAATAAAGATTATGTGGGCTATCACTCATTTTAAACAGGGCCGAGCTTTGGGAAAACAACAAGAGGAACTAAcccaggcaggcaggcaggcaggtcaTTTCAGGACAAACTCCTTGA
Protein-coding regions in this window:
- the bmi1a gene encoding polycomb complex protein BMI-1-A; the protein is MHRTTRIKITELNPHLMCVLCGGYFIDATTIIECLHSFCKMCIVRYLETSKYCPICDVQVHKTKPLLNIRSDKTLQDIVYKLVPGLFKNEMKRRRDFYADHPVDASNGSNEDRGEVADEDKRIITDDEIISLSIEFFDQSRLGGGAEEKQPKDQVANKRYLQCPAAMTVMHLRKFLRSKMDIPNTYQVEVMYEDEPLKDYYTLMDIAYIYTWRRNGPLPLKYQVRPNCKKMKVSHAQQEGQNSASRSGPESDSASDKAGSPTGAPSTSSSLPSPGTPAQSPHPQLPPHGPNNVNGTPAVAAPPAPGRAFTQFGSGGSKPRKVSLNGSSTSSG